In the genome of Coregonus clupeaformis isolate EN_2021a chromosome 11, ASM2061545v1, whole genome shotgun sequence, one region contains:
- the LOC121577059 gene encoding bisphosphoglycerate mutase — MSKYKVFVMRHGEGAWTKENRFCSWVDQRLSEDGVKEALACGHLLREAGYHLDVVFTSLLSRSIHTAWLLLEAMGQEWVPVVKSWRLNERHYGALIGLNRAEMALNHGEEQVKQWRRSYDLTPPPIDKSHPYFLEIYNDRRYSTCDVSKEDLPMSESLKDVLERLQPYWDGTIVPEIKQGKSVLISGHGNSCRALLKHLQGISDADIINVTLPTGTPILIELDENFRPTKPMQLLGDQEAIQAAIRKVEDQGKVKQTA, encoded by the exons ATGTCCAAGTACAAAGTCTTTGTGATGAGGCATGGAGAAGGGGCCTGGACCAAAGAGAACCGCTTCTGCAGCTGGGTGGACCAGAGGCTGAGTGAGGACGGCGTCAAGGAGGCCCTGGCGTGCGGTCACCTCCTGAGGGAAGCAGGCTACCACCTGGATGTGGTCTTCACCTCCCTGCTCAGCCGCTCCATCCACACAGCCTGGCTGCTGCTAGAGGCCATGGGGCAGGAGTGGGTCCCAGTGGTGAAATCGTGGAGGCTGAATGAGCGCCATTATGGTGCTCTGATCGGGCTCAACCGCGCCGAGATGGCCCTAAACCATGGTGAGGAGCAGGTGAAACAGTGGAGGAGGAGTTACGACCTCACGCCACCGCCTATTGACAAATCACACCCTTACTTTCTGGAGATCTACAACGACCGGCGGTATTCTACTTGCGATGTTTCTAAAGAGGATCTACCGATGTCGGAGAGCCTGAAGGATGTCTTAGAGAGGCTCCAGCCATACTGGGATGGCACTATTGTGCCAGAGATCAAACAGGGGAAATCGGTGCTCATCTCTGGGCATGGGAATAGCTGCAGGGCACTGCTGAAACACTTACAAG GTATATCAGATGCTGATATCATCAACGTGACGTTACCCACAGGAACACCCATTCTGATTGAGCTGGATGAGAACTTCCGGCCCACCAAACCCATGCAGCTCCTGGGAGACCAGGAAGCCATCCAGGCAGCCATCAGGAAGGTGGAGGATCAGGGGAAGGTCAAACAAACAGCCTGA